One genomic segment of Humidesulfovibrio mexicanus includes these proteins:
- a CDS encoding LexA family protein, whose translation MKLRTNGMELLGAVAPGEAATLRLPLLLTGVQAGFPSPADDFIDKRLDLNEHLIRHPAATFFVRAVGDSMLGAGIHDGDLLVVDRAVDACAGKVVMAALGGELTLKRLERKGERLFLSPANPDFPSFDVTSREDFEVWGVATHVIHRL comes from the coding sequence ATGAAACTGCGCACCAACGGCATGGAACTCCTCGGCGCGGTGGCGCCTGGCGAGGCTGCGACACTGCGCCTGCCTCTGCTTTTGACCGGCGTGCAGGCGGGCTTCCCCTCCCCGGCCGACGACTTCATCGACAAGCGGCTGGACCTGAACGAGCACCTCATCCGCCATCCGGCGGCCACCTTCTTCGTGCGCGCCGTGGGCGACTCCATGCTCGGGGCGGGCATCCACGATGGGGATCTGCTGGTGGTGGACCGCGCCGTCGATGCCTGCGCGGGCAAGGTGGTCATGGCGGCCCTTGGCGGCGAGCTCACCCTCAAGCGTCTGGAACGCAAGGGCGAGCGGCTCTTCCTCTCGCCCGCCAACCCGGACTTTCCAAGCTTCGACGTGACCAGCCGCGAGGACTTCGAGGTCTGGGGCGTGGCGACCCACGTCATCCACAGGCTGTAG
- the livM gene encoding high-affinity branched-chain amino acid ABC transporter permease LivM, producing the protein MAWFYLLLWPLLGIKPEGLQFAGSFAVWLKVAVAAAILVALYQLKQGGLFRFLEAPSRAVGEAVSAAAGRVPRWLSLSLLLACAIAFPFFTERYAHDVAISVLVYIMLGLGLNIVVGLAGLLDLGYIAFFGVGAYTYALLSVHFELSFWLCLPISACFSAIAGCIIGYPTLRMRGDYLAIVTLGFGEIVRIVINNWMSLTNGPNGVLGIKSPGAYWFKDGSFEHIWLNHLEQLYFVILALAVFTILAVYRINYSRIGRAFEAVREDQTAAELMGVNTFRLKLLAYALGAVFGGLAGSFFAARMKFVSPESFTFIESAMVLAMVVLGGMGSIPGVILGSLALIALPEVFRGFEMYRMFVFGGVMAVMMIFRPRGLWPAKRMGARSEEKD; encoded by the coding sequence ATGGCTTGGTTCTACCTGCTGCTCTGGCCGCTGCTGGGCATCAAGCCCGAGGGCCTCCAGTTCGCGGGCAGCTTCGCCGTCTGGCTCAAGGTGGCCGTGGCCGCCGCCATTCTCGTGGCGCTCTACCAGCTCAAGCAGGGCGGGCTGTTCCGCTTCCTCGAAGCGCCCAGCCGGGCCGTGGGGGAGGCCGTTTCCGCCGCCGCCGGGCGCGTGCCCCGCTGGCTGTCCTTGAGCCTGCTTTTGGCCTGCGCCATCGCCTTCCCCTTCTTCACCGAACGCTACGCCCACGACGTGGCCATCAGCGTGCTGGTGTACATCATGCTGGGCCTGGGGCTGAACATCGTGGTGGGCTTGGCCGGCCTGCTTGACCTCGGCTACATCGCCTTCTTCGGCGTGGGCGCGTACACCTATGCCCTCTTGTCCGTGCACTTCGAACTGTCCTTCTGGCTGTGCCTGCCCATTTCGGCCTGTTTCTCGGCCATCGCGGGTTGCATCATCGGCTACCCCACCCTGCGGATGCGCGGCGACTACCTGGCCATCGTCACTTTGGGCTTCGGCGAAATCGTGCGGATCGTCATCAACAACTGGATGAGCCTCACCAACGGTCCCAACGGGGTGCTCGGCATCAAGTCCCCTGGGGCCTACTGGTTCAAGGACGGAAGCTTCGAGCACATCTGGCTGAACCATCTGGAGCAGCTGTACTTCGTCATCCTGGCGCTGGCCGTGTTCACCATCCTGGCCGTGTACCGCATCAACTATTCGCGCATCGGCCGCGCCTTCGAGGCCGTGCGCGAGGACCAGACCGCAGCCGAGCTCATGGGCGTGAACACCTTCCGGCTGAAGCTCCTGGCCTATGCCCTGGGCGCGGTGTTCGGCGGCCTTGCCGGAAGCTTCTTCGCCGCGCGCATGAAGTTCGTCTCGCCGGAATCCTTCACCTTCATCGAGTCGGCCATGGTGCTGGCCATGGTGGTGCTGGGCGGCATGGGCTCCATCCCCGGCGTCATCCTGGGGTCGCTGGCGCTCATCGCCCTGCCCGAGGTGTTCCGCGGATTCGAGATGTACCGCATGTTCGTGTTCGGCGGGGTAATGGCCGTGATGATGATCTTCCGCCCGCGGGGCCTGTGGCCCGCCAAGCGCATGGGCGCCCGCAGCGAGGAGAAGGACTAG
- a CDS encoding ammonium transporter, with protein MPFIKRSTGSWLRGALRGAALLGLVLAPTLALAQEAPAEAASVAEKAVEYLTQSNANIMWTLIASILVMFMQAGFAMVETGLTRAKNSGNILMKNMFDFAAGSPVFFLVGFGLMMGADQSGLFGWSNFGLSEFTTANDEGMWGFTYWFFQCVFAATATTIVSGAIAERTKFIAYLIVSVVITGLIYPISGHWIWGGGWLAKLATPMIDFAGSTVVHSVGGWIALAGALLIGPRIGKYTPDGKSRAIPGHNLPLVALGVFILWFGWFGFNPGSTTAAQSNIALIAVTTNLAACMGGVAAMVVTWMRYGKPDVSMSLNGVLAGLVAITAGCANVSPASSLVIGTIAGVVVVYSVDFLDKVLKIDDPVGAISVHGVCGALGTICVGLFASPEYGGTNAVVGLFNGGGTALLVTQLIGVGSVFLWAFGTGLVLFFILKVTIGIRVPAEEEVKGLDITEHGQEAYSGFQIFTNE; from the coding sequence ATGCCGTTCATCAAAAGGTCCACTGGATCATGGCTGAGGGGAGCCCTCCGGGGGGCCGCCCTGCTTGGACTCGTCCTTGCGCCCACCCTCGCACTGGCTCAGGAAGCGCCCGCAGAGGCCGCCTCGGTCGCCGAAAAGGCCGTGGAGTATCTTACACAGTCCAACGCCAACATCATGTGGACCCTCATCGCCTCCATTCTGGTGATGTTCATGCAGGCAGGCTTCGCCATGGTCGAGACCGGACTGACCCGGGCCAAGAACAGCGGCAACATCCTCATGAAGAACATGTTCGACTTCGCCGCGGGCAGCCCGGTGTTCTTCCTGGTGGGCTTTGGCCTGATGATGGGCGCGGACCAGAGCGGACTCTTCGGCTGGTCCAATTTCGGCCTTTCCGAATTCACCACCGCCAATGACGAAGGCATGTGGGGCTTCACCTACTGGTTCTTCCAGTGCGTGTTCGCGGCCACGGCCACGACCATCGTGTCCGGCGCCATCGCCGAGCGCACCAAGTTCATTGCCTACCTCATCGTCTCCGTGGTCATCACCGGCCTCATCTATCCCATTTCCGGCCACTGGATCTGGGGCGGCGGCTGGCTGGCCAAGCTCGCCACCCCGATGATCGACTTCGCCGGGTCCACCGTGGTCCACTCCGTGGGCGGCTGGATCGCCCTGGCCGGAGCGCTGCTCATCGGGCCGCGCATCGGCAAGTACACCCCGGACGGCAAGTCCCGCGCCATTCCCGGCCACAACCTGCCCCTGGTGGCCCTGGGCGTGTTCATCCTCTGGTTCGGCTGGTTCGGCTTCAACCCCGGCAGCACCACCGCCGCCCAGTCCAACATCGCCCTCATCGCTGTGACCACCAACCTGGCCGCCTGCATGGGCGGCGTGGCGGCTATGGTCGTGACCTGGATGCGCTATGGCAAGCCGGACGTGTCCATGAGCCTCAACGGCGTGCTGGCCGGGCTGGTGGCCATCACCGCAGGCTGCGCCAACGTGAGCCCCGCCAGCTCCCTCGTCATCGGAACCATCGCGGGCGTGGTCGTGGTCTACTCCGTGGACTTCCTCGACAAGGTGCTCAAGATTGACGACCCGGTGGGCGCAATCTCCGTGCACGGCGTGTGCGGCGCTTTGGGCACCATTTGCGTGGGCCTGTTCGCCAGCCCAGAGTACGGCGGAACCAACGCCGTGGTCGGCCTGTTCAACGGCGGTGGAACCGCGCTGCTCGTCACGCAGCTCATCGGCGTGGGCAGCGTGTTCCTCTGGGCCTTCGGCACCGGCCTCGTGCTCTTCTTCATCCTCAAGGTGACCATCGGCATCCGCGTGCCCGCCGAAGAGGAAGTGAAGGGGCTGGACATTACCGAACACGGCCAGGAGGCTTACAGCGGCTTCCAGATCTTCACCAACGAGTAG
- the zupT gene encoding zinc transporter ZupT, translated as MNADPQTLFMAFGLTLFAGLSTGLGSALAFFTRQTNTRFLSMSLGFSAGVMLYVSFVEILSKAREALTPDWGVAGGAWIATAAFFGGIALIALIDKLVPGYENPHELHSIEEMDQRYETLPKNEAHDFAKLKRVGVFTALTIGIHNFPEGLATFTSALTDPALGVAIAVAIAIHNIPEGIAVSVPLYFATGSRAKAFRYSFLSGLAEPVGAVVGYALLMPFFSPTLFGVLFASVAGIMVFISLDELLPAAREFGEPHLAIYGLIAGMAVMAVSLLLFL; from the coding sequence ATGAACGCCGATCCTCAGACCCTGTTCATGGCCTTCGGGCTCACGCTCTTCGCCGGGCTCTCCACGGGCCTGGGCAGCGCCCTGGCCTTCTTCACCCGGCAGACCAACACGCGCTTCTTGTCCATGTCCCTGGGGTTCTCCGCCGGAGTCATGCTCTACGTGTCCTTTGTGGAGATCCTCTCCAAGGCGCGCGAGGCCCTGACGCCCGACTGGGGCGTGGCGGGCGGCGCATGGATCGCCACGGCGGCCTTTTTCGGCGGCATCGCCCTGATCGCCCTCATAGACAAGCTGGTACCCGGCTACGAAAACCCCCACGAGCTGCACTCCATCGAGGAAATGGACCAGCGCTACGAAACGCTGCCCAAGAACGAGGCCCACGACTTCGCCAAGCTCAAGCGCGTGGGCGTGTTCACCGCGCTCACCATCGGCATCCACAACTTTCCCGAAGGACTGGCCACCTTCACCTCCGCCCTCACGGACCCGGCCCTGGGCGTGGCCATCGCCGTGGCCATCGCCATCCACAACATCCCGGAGGGCATCGCCGTGTCCGTTCCGCTGTACTTCGCCACGGGCTCGCGCGCCAAGGCCTTCCGCTACTCCTTCCTCTCCGGCCTGGCGGAACCCGTGGGCGCGGTGGTGGGCTACGCGCTGCTCATGCCCTTCTTTTCGCCCACGCTGTTCGGCGTGCTCTTCGCCTCGGTGGCGGGCATCATGGTCTTCATCTCCCTGGACGAGCTCCTGCCCGCCGCGCGCGAGTTCGGCGAGCCGCACCTGGCCATATACGGCCTCATCGCGGGCATGGCGGTGATGGCCGTGTCCCTGCTGCTGTTCCTGTAG
- a CDS encoding P-II family nitrogen regulator — protein sequence MKLIIAYIRPDRLNAVKQELYSREIYSLSVTNVLGAGRQKGFTETYRGVAMEVNLLKKVRLEIGVNDDFLDKAVEAINTGGQTGNEGDGVIFVVELAQAMRIRTGEHGIL from the coding sequence ATGAAACTGATCATCGCCTACATCCGGCCCGACCGCCTGAATGCGGTCAAGCAGGAGCTGTACTCCAGGGAGATATACTCCCTCTCCGTGACCAACGTGCTGGGAGCGGGACGGCAGAAAGGCTTCACCGAGACCTATCGCGGCGTGGCCATGGAAGTGAATCTGCTCAAGAAGGTGCGCCTGGAGATCGGCGTCAACGACGACTTCCTGGACAAGGCCGTCGAGGCCATCAACACCGGCGGACAGACCGGCAACGAGGGCGACGGCGTGATCTTCGTGGTGGAACTGGCGCAGGCCATGCGCATCCGCACGGGAGAACACGGCATTCTCTGA
- a CDS encoding branched-chain amino acid ABC transporter substrate-binding protein, translated as MKRAFKLLSMLALASLVAFGCGGEKKEEKTAEAPVAGIKIGSLGPLTGPYAADGNDIKNGVMAAIEVMNPEMGALGPVTLQSEDDACDPRQAVAAANKLINEKVTAVIGAYCSSATIPASEPLISAKIFMITPASTSEKVTERGMPYMFRTCGRDDDQSKAAIKFMTDQLKAKTVYIVDDKTTYSQGLADNVEKLAADAGLQMLGHEHVNQGDKDYSAVLTKVKAAKPDVFYVSLQNSASAAPMLIQTARMGIKAKILAQDAVYHPQLMELAKKDAEGVFLTFGYTDKETPEYKKFYEAYKGKYGEPGAYSAYSYDSTVAYLKAVKAAGSTDPEKVKAELMKLEFNGASKKIKYKENGDSGSNYVIQVVKDGTFTNYWNPETGELFAK; from the coding sequence ATGAAACGTGCGTTCAAACTGCTGTCCATGCTGGCGCTCGCCTCGCTGGTGGCCTTTGGCTGCGGCGGCGAGAAGAAGGAAGAGAAAACGGCCGAGGCCCCTGTGGCCGGCATCAAGATCGGCAGCCTGGGCCCCCTGACCGGCCCCTACGCCGCCGACGGCAACGACATCAAGAACGGCGTCATGGCCGCCATCGAGGTCATGAACCCCGAAATGGGCGCGCTGGGCCCCGTGACCCTGCAGTCCGAAGACGACGCCTGCGATCCGCGCCAGGCCGTGGCCGCCGCCAACAAACTCATCAACGAGAAGGTCACCGCCGTCATCGGCGCGTACTGCTCCAGCGCCACCATCCCCGCCTCCGAGCCGCTCATCAGCGCCAAGATATTCATGATCACCCCGGCCTCCACCAGCGAGAAGGTCACCGAGCGCGGAATGCCCTACATGTTCCGCACCTGCGGCCGCGACGACGACCAGAGCAAGGCCGCCATCAAGTTCATGACCGACCAGCTCAAGGCCAAGACCGTGTACATCGTGGACGACAAAACCACCTACTCCCAGGGCCTGGCCGACAACGTGGAGAAGCTGGCCGCCGACGCGGGTCTGCAGATGCTGGGCCACGAGCATGTGAACCAGGGCGACAAGGACTACTCCGCCGTGCTGACCAAGGTGAAGGCCGCCAAGCCCGACGTGTTCTACGTGAGCCTGCAGAACAGCGCTTCGGCCGCTCCCATGCTCATCCAGACCGCGCGCATGGGCATCAAGGCCAAGATCCTGGCCCAGGACGCCGTGTACCACCCGCAGTTGATGGAGCTGGCCAAGAAGGACGCCGAGGGCGTGTTTCTGACCTTCGGCTACACCGACAAGGAGACCCCGGAGTACAAGAAGTTCTACGAGGCCTACAAGGGCAAGTACGGCGAGCCCGGCGCGTATTCCGCCTACTCCTACGACTCCACCGTGGCCTATCTGAAGGCCGTGAAGGCCGCCGGATCCACCGACCCCGAAAAGGTCAAGGCCGAGCTCATGAAGCTTGAGTTCAACGGCGCCTCCAAGAAGATCAAGTACAAGGAGAACGGGGACTCCGGCTCCAACTATGTCATCCAGGTGGTGAAGGACGGCACGTTCACCAACTACTGGAACCCCGAGACCGGCGAGCTCTTCGCGAAGTAG
- a CDS encoding Y-family DNA polymerase, whose amino-acid sequence MPLFALVDCNNFYASCERLFRPGLKGRPVVVLSNNDGCVIARSNEAKALGIPMGAPAFQWEHVFRRQGVAVFSSNYALYGDLSARVMRVLEEAAPAVEVYSIDEAFLDLSGVQEPESFCRELRQRVTRHTGIPVSVGLARTKTLAKLANRHAKKQPTTGGVFDLAALPDPEALLAATEIGDVWGIGPRHAKRLAARGVATALDFIRLPRDWVRKAMTVVGMQIHMELCGISCLSLEQAPPPRRSVLCSRSFGQLIRDREHLREAVCSFAARAAEKLRAGGLDAQAVQVFALTPRHREELPQHQGQATVTLPCPTDHSPDIVTAALRGLEQAFCEGFAYQKAGVQLLGLTPSASRQASLLDLPPEQRQRRRALMDVLDLVNRRHGRHALRLALAAAPERPWHMRQHRRSPRYTTSWDDLPRVGE is encoded by the coding sequence GTGCCGCTTTTCGCTTTGGTTGACTGCAACAACTTCTACGCCTCCTGCGAGCGCCTGTTCCGGCCAGGGCTCAAGGGGCGGCCCGTGGTGGTGCTCTCCAACAACGACGGCTGCGTCATCGCCCGCTCCAACGAGGCCAAGGCCCTGGGCATCCCCATGGGCGCGCCCGCCTTCCAGTGGGAACACGTGTTCCGCAGGCAGGGCGTGGCCGTGTTCTCCAGCAACTACGCCCTGTACGGCGACCTTTCCGCCCGCGTCATGCGCGTGCTGGAGGAGGCCGCGCCCGCGGTGGAGGTGTATTCCATCGACGAGGCGTTCCTGGACCTCTCCGGCGTGCAGGAGCCCGAGTCCTTCTGCCGCGAGCTGCGCCAGCGCGTGACCCGGCACACGGGCATTCCGGTGTCCGTCGGCCTGGCGCGCACCAAAACCCTGGCCAAGCTGGCCAACCGCCACGCCAAGAAGCAGCCGACCACGGGCGGGGTTTTCGACCTTGCGGCCCTGCCCGACCCGGAAGCCCTGCTGGCGGCCACGGAAATCGGCGACGTGTGGGGCATCGGCCCCAGGCACGCCAAGCGCCTCGCCGCGCGCGGAGTGGCCACGGCCCTGGATTTCATCCGCCTGCCGCGCGACTGGGTGCGCAAGGCCATGACCGTGGTGGGGATGCAAATCCACATGGAGCTGTGCGGCATCTCCTGCCTGAGCCTGGAACAGGCCCCGCCGCCGCGCCGCTCCGTGCTCTGTTCGCGCTCCTTCGGACAGCTCATCCGCGACCGCGAGCACCTGCGCGAGGCCGTGTGCTCCTTTGCCGCGCGCGCGGCCGAAAAGCTGCGCGCCGGGGGCCTGGACGCCCAGGCCGTGCAGGTGTTCGCCCTCACCCCCCGGCACCGCGAGGAGCTGCCCCAGCACCAGGGCCAAGCCACCGTGACCCTGCCCTGCCCCACGGACCACAGCCCGGACATCGTCACCGCCGCCCTGCGCGGCCTGGAGCAAGCCTTTTGCGAGGGCTTCGCCTACCAGAAGGCCGGGGTGCAGCTCCTGGGCCTCACCCCGTCCGCAAGCCGACAAGCCTCGCTGCTGGACCTGCCGCCCGAGCAGCGCCAGCGCCGCCGCGCCCTCATGGACGTGCTGGACCTGGTGAACCGCCGCCATGGCCGACACGCCCTGCGCCTGGCGCTGGCCGCGGCTCCGGAACGCCCCTGGCACATGCGCCAGCACAGGCGCTCGCCCCGCTACACCACCAGCTGGGACGATCTGCCCCGCGTGGGCGAATAG
- a CDS encoding cysteine-rich small domain-containing protein: MSRHFAFHQNTACEYFPCHKGVDPAEFNCLFCYCPLYFLADCGGNPAWRGLVKDCTGCTLPHGPGGWEAIQKRLAQAFAELRAGRAPRTLGHPPDPAE; encoded by the coding sequence ATGAGTCGGCATTTCGCGTTCCATCAGAACACCGCCTGCGAATACTTCCCCTGCCACAAGGGCGTGGACCCGGCGGAGTTCAATTGCCTGTTCTGCTATTGCCCGCTGTACTTCCTGGCCGACTGCGGGGGCAACCCGGCCTGGCGCGGGCTGGTGAAGGATTGCACCGGCTGCACCCTTCCGCACGGTCCCGGCGGCTGGGAGGCCATCCAGAAACGCCTGGCCCAGGCCTTTGCCGAACTGCGCGCAGGCCGCGCCCCACGCACCCTGGGCCATCCTCCGGATCCTGCGGAGTAG
- a CDS encoding ABC transporter ATP-binding protein, with protein sequence MPQTPPPILELRNVTSAYGRIKAIHEVSLKVYPGEVVSIIGANGAGKSTTLMSICGVLKPVSGEVWYDGARIDGLAADLLPAKGLCQVPEGRRIFPRLTVEENLDMGAFFRKDAEGIEHDKNRVFQMFPILLERRRQHGGTLSGGEQQMLAMGRALMGRPKLLLLDEPSLGLAPLIVHQIFRIIQEINDVDGVTVVLVEQNANLALKHSNRGYVLETGNVVMEDDAASLLANPAIRKAYLGE encoded by the coding sequence ATGCCCCAGACGCCCCCCCCCATTCTCGAACTCAGGAACGTCACCAGCGCCTACGGCCGCATCAAGGCCATCCACGAGGTGTCCCTCAAGGTCTACCCCGGCGAGGTGGTGAGCATCATTGGCGCCAACGGCGCAGGCAAGAGCACCACCCTCATGAGCATCTGCGGGGTGCTCAAGCCGGTTTCCGGCGAGGTCTGGTACGATGGCGCGCGCATCGACGGCCTGGCCGCCGACCTGTTGCCCGCAAAGGGCCTGTGCCAGGTGCCGGAAGGCCGCCGCATCTTCCCCCGGCTGACCGTTGAGGAAAACCTGGACATGGGCGCCTTCTTCCGCAAGGACGCCGAAGGCATAGAGCACGACAAGAACCGCGTGTTCCAGATGTTTCCCATCCTGCTGGAACGGCGCAGACAACACGGCGGCACCCTCTCCGGCGGCGAGCAGCAGATGCTGGCCATGGGCCGCGCCCTCATGGGCCGCCCCAAACTGCTCTTGCTGGATGAGCCGTCCCTTGGCCTGGCTCCGCTCATCGTGCACCAGATCTTCCGCATCATCCAGGAGATCAACGACGTGGACGGCGTGACCGTTGTGCTGGTGGAGCAGAACGCCAACTTGGCGCTCAAGCACTCCAACCGGGGCTACGTGCTGGAGACCGGCAACGTGGTCATGGAGGACGACGCCGCGTCGCTTTTGGCCAACCCGGCCATCCGCAAGGCCTATTTGGGCGAATAG
- a CDS encoding secondary thiamine-phosphate synthase enzyme YjbQ, which yields MPRFAVDTSTREEFVDVTEQVGQALRQCGLTEGALLVYSPHTTAGITINEGADPDVKRDMLAHLRALVPQSPAFRHAEGNSDAHIKTSLMGPSQLVPVTAGRLALGTWQKIYLCEFDGPRRRTVLVQPLGEQVAV from the coding sequence ATGCCGCGCTTTGCCGTGGACACCAGCACGCGCGAGGAATTCGTGGACGTGACCGAGCAGGTGGGCCAGGCCCTGCGCCAGTGCGGCCTGACCGAAGGCGCGCTGCTTGTCTATTCGCCGCACACCACCGCTGGAATCACCATCAACGAGGGCGCGGACCCGGACGTGAAGCGCGACATGCTGGCCCACCTGCGCGCCCTGGTGCCGCAGAGCCCCGCCTTCCGCCACGCCGAGGGCAACAGCGACGCGCACATCAAGACCAGCCTCATGGGGCCGTCGCAGCTTGTCCCGGTCACGGCAGGACGGCTGGCTCTCGGGACCTGGCAGAAGATCTATCTTTGCGAGTTCGACGGCCCCAGGCGGCGCACGGTGCTTGTGCAGCCCTTGGGGGAGCAGGTGGCGGTATGA
- the cobM gene encoding precorrin-4 C(11)-methyltransferase, producing MGDATGKVWFIGAGPGDPELITVKGRRLIAEADCVVYAGSLVPRELLAVARPGVPVIDSAPLSLAETHALLRQCARNGGMAARVHTGEPSLYGAVREQAALLDAEGIAWGVVPGVSSAFAAAAAARVSFTVPGGPQTFILTRLSGRTPVPESEALPLLAAHGAAMAVLLSASDPERVQDELVQGGYAPETSVVIGHKVGWPGGDTVRTTLGELARTTREAGFTRQTVFLVLPGQDLAPEASRSRLYDADFSHGWRAAREPSPSAEGAGAEGAE from the coding sequence ATGGGCGACGCGACGGGCAAGGTCTGGTTCATCGGGGCCGGGCCGGGAGACCCGGAACTCATCACGGTCAAGGGCCGCAGGCTCATCGCCGAGGCCGACTGCGTGGTCTATGCGGGCTCGCTGGTGCCGCGCGAGCTGCTCGCCGTGGCGCGTCCGGGCGTGCCCGTCATCGACTCCGCGCCGCTTTCCCTGGCAGAAACCCACGCCCTTTTGCGCCAATGCGCGCGCAACGGCGGCATGGCCGCGCGCGTGCACACGGGCGAGCCCTCGCTCTACGGCGCGGTGCGCGAGCAGGCCGCCCTGCTCGACGCCGAGGGCATCGCGTGGGGCGTGGTGCCGGGCGTGTCCAGCGCCTTTGCCGCCGCCGCCGCCGCCAGGGTCTCCTTCACCGTGCCCGGCGGCCCGCAGACTTTCATCCTCACGCGGCTTTCCGGACGCACGCCTGTTCCGGAATCCGAAGCCTTGCCGCTCCTTGCCGCCCACGGCGCGGCCATGGCCGTGCTGCTCTCCGCCTCCGACCCGGAGCGCGTGCAGGACGAACTTGTCCAGGGGGGCTATGCGCCAGAGACCTCCGTGGTCATTGGCCACAAGGTGGGCTGGCCCGGCGGAGATACCGTGCGCACCACCCTTGGCGAACTCGCCCGCACGACGCGCGAGGCGGGGTTTACGCGGCAGACCGTGTTCCTGGTGCTGCCCGGCCAGGACTTGGCCCCGGAGGCCTCGCGTTCGCGCCTGTACGACGCGGACTTCAGCCACGGCTGGCGCGCGGCGCGGGAGCCTTCGCCCTCTGCCGAGGGCGCTGGGGCCGAGGGAGCGGAGTGA
- a CDS encoding branched-chain amino acid ABC transporter permease, which translates to MEFLLQQLVNGITLGGVYALVALGYTMVYGIIQLINFAHGEIYAAGGYMGVILISWLFSQGFPPAVCLGAALLLAMGYCAMLAMAVEKVAYRPLRQSSRLSVLLSALGMSIFLQNGLMLTQGVYDRAYPTEMVQGGFEMGGAVVSWMQVIIVGLTAFLLVALNLLVFKTRIGKAMRATAQDKTMSALVGINSNRIISITFAIGAGLAAAAGIMVGLYYGSVRYDMGFVPGIKAFSAAVLGGIGNITGAMLGGLLIGMIEVLAAGYISSEYKDVFAFIILIAVLYFMPTGIMGENVDDTRV; encoded by the coding sequence GTGGAATTCCTTCTCCAGCAGCTCGTGAACGGCATCACCCTTGGCGGGGTGTACGCCCTGGTGGCCCTTGGCTACACCATGGTCTACGGCATCATCCAGCTCATCAACTTCGCCCACGGCGAAATCTACGCCGCTGGCGGCTACATGGGGGTCATCCTCATCAGCTGGCTGTTCTCCCAGGGCTTTCCTCCGGCCGTGTGCCTGGGCGCGGCGCTCCTGCTGGCCATGGGCTACTGCGCCATGCTCGCCATGGCCGTGGAAAAGGTCGCCTACAGGCCCTTGCGCCAGTCCTCGCGGCTGTCCGTGCTGCTCTCAGCGCTGGGCATGTCCATATTTCTGCAAAACGGCCTCATGCTTACCCAGGGCGTGTACGACCGCGCCTACCCCACGGAGATGGTCCAGGGAGGCTTCGAGATGGGGGGGGCCGTGGTCTCCTGGATGCAGGTCATCATCGTGGGCCTTACGGCCTTTCTGCTGGTGGCGCTGAACCTGCTCGTGTTCAAGACGCGCATCGGCAAGGCCATGCGCGCCACCGCCCAGGATAAGACCATGAGCGCCCTGGTGGGCATCAACTCCAACCGCATCATCAGCATCACCTTCGCCATCGGCGCGGGGCTGGCCGCCGCGGCCGGCATCATGGTGGGGCTCTATTATGGCTCCGTGCGCTACGACATGGGCTTCGTCCCCGGCATCAAGGCCTTTTCGGCGGCGGTGCTGGGCGGCATCGGCAACATCACCGGCGCCATGCTCGGCGGGCTCCTCATCGGCATGATCGAGGTCTTGGCCGCGGGATACATCTCCAGCGAATACAAAGACGTGTTCGCCTTCATCATCCTCATTGCCGTGCTGTATTTCATGCCCACCGGCATCATGGGAGAAAACGTTGACGATACGCGCGTCTAA